The following are encoded in a window of Streptomyces sp. SAT1 genomic DNA:
- the hpaD gene encoding 3,4-dihydroxyphenylacetate 2,3-dioxygenase — MSTPPDVVRSAYAQLVVTDLAKARWFWCDMLGFHVQYEDEAMLCLRGTDELTHHSLVLRQGGTAALDHLAYRVRTPEDVDRAEEYFTALGRPVRRVPRGQGTPGVGDAVRVVDPLGFPVEFFHDIDRAERLIQRYDLRRGAEIARLDHFNICTPDIPAAYAHYQALGFGCSETIEGDEHELYAAWMYRKQTVHDVAFTGGAGPRLHHVGVATHESHHVLRTADIFGSLRKEHHIERGPGRHGVSNAFYLYLRDPDGHRVEIYTSDYYTGDPDHETYRWNVHDDRRRDFWGNAVIESWYKEAAPVLDLDGRPQPVVEAVLDESAVQVGADGLGIVDPVKQDD; from the coding sequence ATGAGTACACCTCCCGACGTCGTCCGCTCCGCCTACGCCCAGCTCGTCGTCACCGACCTGGCCAAGGCGCGCTGGTTCTGGTGCGACATGCTCGGCTTCCACGTCCAGTACGAGGACGAGGCGATGCTCTGCCTGCGCGGCACCGACGAACTCACCCACCACTCGCTCGTGCTTCGGCAGGGCGGGACGGCCGCCCTGGACCACCTCGCCTACCGGGTGCGCACCCCCGAGGACGTCGACCGCGCCGAGGAGTACTTCACCGCGCTCGGCCGCCCGGTCCGCCGCGTCCCCAGGGGACAGGGCACCCCCGGTGTGGGCGACGCCGTACGCGTCGTCGACCCGCTCGGCTTCCCGGTGGAGTTCTTCCACGACATCGACCGCGCCGAGCGCCTCATCCAGCGCTACGACCTGCGCCGCGGCGCCGAGATCGCCCGCCTGGACCACTTCAACATCTGCACCCCCGACATACCCGCCGCCTACGCCCACTACCAGGCGCTCGGCTTCGGCTGCTCGGAGACCATCGAGGGCGACGAGCACGAGCTGTACGCGGCCTGGATGTACCGCAAGCAGACCGTCCACGACGTCGCCTTCACCGGCGGCGCCGGACCCCGGCTGCACCATGTGGGTGTGGCCACCCACGAGTCCCACCACGTGCTGCGCACCGCCGACATCTTCGGCTCCCTGCGCAAGGAGCACCACATCGAGCGCGGCCCCGGCCGGCACGGTGTCTCCAACGCCTTCTACCTGTATCTGCGCGACCCGGACGGCCACCGGGTGGAGATCTACACCTCCGACTACTACACCGGCGACCCCGACCACGAGACGTACCGGTGGAACGTGCACGACGACCGCCGCCGCGACTTCTGGGGCAACGCGGTGATCGAGTCCTGGTACAAGGAGGCGGCCCCGGTCCTGGACCTCGACGGCAGGCCCCAGCCCGTCGTGGAGGCCGTGCTGGACGAGTCCGCCGTCCAGGTCGGCGCCGACGGCCTCGGCATCGTCGACCCGGTCAAGCAGGACGACTGA
- a CDS encoding aldo/keto reductase, translated as MSAAKTVPRRRLGPGGPEVPVLALGSWNTWDRMEFDDAVALIARAAELGCAFFDVAHYNMGPHAENARTDLIFGRAVREAGLARADWHFCGKLWLWDYPATGFTRQLETSLERVGTERADSVVVGDYFGELDVERVVTDVAEQIEAGRFDTWGVNNWRYDDLRRAIDVARERGLVPPSFAQLKYGLVRRSMAEGGYYAPLFASGEIALQASDVLEGGMLAGKLIPDRKIGADVGGIRERVAASYGTVRRLADEFGASPAQLGIAFCLANPATANVLVGVSRQSQLEDNVGALALLDRVGAQALRRATADLWLDRDVAADGTW; from the coding sequence TTGAGTGCTGCGAAGACCGTTCCCCGCCGCCGGCTCGGACCGGGTGGACCCGAGGTCCCGGTGCTGGCCCTGGGATCGTGGAACACCTGGGACCGCATGGAGTTCGACGACGCCGTGGCGCTGATCGCACGGGCCGCGGAACTCGGCTGCGCCTTCTTCGACGTCGCGCACTACAACATGGGCCCGCACGCGGAGAACGCCCGCACCGACCTGATCTTCGGGCGGGCCGTACGGGAGGCCGGGCTCGCCCGCGCCGACTGGCACTTCTGCGGAAAGCTCTGGCTCTGGGACTACCCCGCCACCGGGTTCACCCGGCAGCTGGAGACCTCCCTCGAACGCGTCGGCACCGAGCGGGCCGACTCGGTCGTCGTCGGCGACTACTTCGGCGAACTCGACGTCGAGCGCGTGGTCACCGATGTCGCCGAGCAGATCGAGGCGGGCCGCTTCGACACCTGGGGTGTCAACAACTGGCGCTACGACGACCTGCGCCGGGCGATCGACGTCGCACGCGAACGAGGACTCGTACCGCCCTCGTTCGCCCAGCTGAAGTACGGCCTGGTCCGCAGGTCCATGGCGGAGGGCGGCTACTACGCGCCGCTGTTCGCGTCCGGGGAGATCGCCCTCCAGGCCTCCGACGTCCTGGAGGGCGGCATGCTGGCGGGCAAGCTGATCCCGGACCGCAAGATCGGCGCCGATGTCGGCGGCATCCGCGAACGCGTCGCCGCCTCCTACGGCACGGTGCGCCGCCTGGCCGACGAGTTCGGCGCCTCGCCCGCCCAGCTCGGCATCGCCTTCTGCCTGGCCAACCCCGCCACCGCCAACGTCCTGGTCGGCGTCTCCCGGCAGAGCCAGCTGGAGGACAACGTCGGCGCGCTGGCCCTGCTCGACCGGGTGGGCGCGCAGGCTCTGCGCCGGGCCACCGCCGACCTCTGGCTCGACCGCGACGTCGCCGCGGACGGCACCTGGTGA
- a CDS encoding DUF6232 family protein, with protein MPLPPRRGKPLELQVQRQILWVGSAAVPLRNVSWVEVFRLKPAWGKAGLYLLLLAGIAFFVSDRFGSTDGGGGSGGPAPGVLALAALVVVCAVLLSSRKPVLVVELNSGSRVVLTLPTMDELRAIAGQVVYAIDHPEYEFSAVLEQYNTTNNFGSVVNMNGGRGNTGIKL; from the coding sequence ATGCCGCTGCCTCCGCGCAGGGGAAAGCCGCTGGAACTCCAGGTCCAGCGGCAGATCCTGTGGGTGGGGTCGGCGGCGGTTCCGCTGCGCAATGTCAGCTGGGTCGAGGTGTTCAGGCTGAAGCCCGCCTGGGGCAAGGCCGGCCTCTACCTCCTGCTGCTCGCGGGCATCGCCTTCTTCGTCTCCGACCGGTTCGGCTCCACGGACGGGGGTGGCGGGAGCGGCGGCCCCGCCCCGGGCGTCCTGGCCCTGGCCGCCCTGGTCGTTGTCTGCGCCGTCCTGCTCTCGTCGAGGAAGCCGGTGCTGGTCGTCGAGCTGAACAGCGGTTCCAGGGTGGTCCTCACCCTGCCGACCATGGATGAACTGCGGGCGATCGCCGGACAGGTCGTGTACGCGATCGACCACCCGGAATACGAGTTCTCCGCCGTCCTGGAGCAGTACAACACCACGAACAACTTCGGTTCCGTCGTCAACATGAACGGCGGCAGGGGAAACACGGGGATCAAACTGTGA
- a CDS encoding amidohydrolase, which yields MRTADGDARNASADLILRGGVVHSLCAGDEEATAIAVRDGRVARIGDDRAMRELTGPSTTVVDLGGRAVLPGVNDAHLHATWLGALWPDTLFGGHAGPGPGPQRPLLDAAQRRRAILRAGDLLASLGITSYTEPGLGPGEDEGATGAFGTSVVGEYRALAAEGLLRARVTVLSLYGELDGPSDLEHFLAGLAATDATTSDPRWLRFAGVKIFADGIPPMKSAYTHHCYTDGVRPELLVAGADDTEREANLTRMILAAHRLGLQVGVHATGDRAIDVMLDAIEQARREHDVDLGHYVIHGDLVTVPQLRRMAALGVGLDTQPEIALRTHPLVDAALGEGTATAAWPLRAVLDAGVPLCLTSDAPVLSPDWRRQIAAADAWMGPAADPRRRMDRLLRCYTVEPARQDRAASWKGTLAAGMAADLCVLETDPYSVAPAELPDVSVELTVVDGRIVYERGAAGAVGAIEAAQTPGTTGMSETVEAAEIA from the coding sequence GTGCGCACAGCCGACGGCGACGCCCGCAACGCATCGGCCGACCTGATCCTGCGAGGCGGGGTGGTCCATTCCCTGTGCGCGGGCGACGAGGAGGCGACCGCGATCGCCGTCCGCGACGGACGTGTCGCACGGATCGGCGACGACCGCGCGATGAGGGAGCTCACCGGCCCCTCGACCACGGTCGTCGACCTCGGCGGCCGGGCCGTCCTGCCCGGCGTCAACGACGCCCATCTGCACGCCACCTGGCTCGGCGCGCTCTGGCCGGACACCCTCTTCGGCGGGCACGCGGGACCCGGCCCCGGACCGCAGCGCCCCCTGCTCGACGCCGCGCAGCGCCGCCGGGCGATCCTGCGCGCCGGGGACCTGCTCGCCTCGCTCGGCATCACCAGCTACACGGAGCCGGGCCTCGGTCCCGGCGAGGACGAGGGCGCGACCGGCGCGTTCGGCACCTCGGTCGTGGGGGAGTACCGCGCGCTCGCCGCCGAGGGGCTGCTGCGGGCCCGGGTCACCGTGCTCTCGCTCTACGGCGAACTCGACGGCCCCAGCGACCTGGAGCACTTCCTCGCCGGGCTCGCCGCCACCGACGCCACCACGAGCGACCCGCGCTGGCTCCGCTTCGCCGGCGTGAAGATATTCGCCGACGGCATCCCCCCGATGAAGTCGGCCTACACGCACCACTGCTACACGGACGGCGTCCGGCCCGAGCTGCTGGTGGCGGGTGCCGACGACACCGAACGCGAGGCCAACCTGACCCGGATGATCCTCGCCGCCCACCGCCTCGGCCTCCAGGTGGGCGTCCACGCCACCGGCGACCGTGCCATCGATGTCATGCTCGACGCGATCGAACAGGCCCGCCGCGAGCACGACGTCGACCTTGGGCACTACGTCATCCACGGCGACCTGGTGACCGTGCCACAACTGCGCCGGATGGCCGCCCTCGGAGTGGGTCTGGACACCCAGCCCGAGATCGCACTGCGCACCCACCCCCTGGTCGACGCCGCGCTGGGCGAGGGCACGGCGACGGCGGCCTGGCCGCTGCGCGCCGTGCTGGACGCGGGTGTGCCGCTCTGCCTGACCTCCGACGCCCCGGTGCTCTCGCCGGACTGGCGGCGCCAGATCGCCGCCGCCGACGCGTGGATGGGCCCCGCCGCCGATCCGCGGCGGCGCATGGACCGGCTGCTGCGCTGCTACACCGTGGAGCCGGCCCGCCAGGACCGCGCCGCCTCCTGGAAGGGCACGCTCGCTGCGGGTATGGCCGCCGACCTGTGCGTGCTGGAGACCGACCCGTACTCGGTCGCCCCGGCCGAACTCCCTGACGTCAGCGTCGAGTTGACCGTGGTGGACGGCAGGATCGTCTACGAGCGGGGGGCGGCCGGAGCCGTCGGCGCGATCGAGGCGGCGCAGACGCCCGGGACGACGGGGATGTCCGAGACCGTCGAGGCGGCGGAGATCGCCTGA
- a CDS encoding zinc-binding dehydrogenase encodes MDLPSATRAAVLTAHGAPLELTDLPLPAKPEPGAALVRVLCTTLCGTDIEIWSGKMTFPGMLPMVLGHEMVGEIVAVGEDTRDALGRALGPGDRIGWSESTCGACHGCTVLREPVACSARGYGFLQRSDAWPHATAGLCEYAYVVPGAAKLLLPAETPDTWAAMAGCAAKTVLRAFSRAGGVRPGSRVVVQGSGALGLFATAVARISGAGSVVTVGAPASRLALAREFGADETVDIAEGSAAVVDRVRELTGGHGADLVLDFAGAPSVGREAVEMAAQRGRVVIVGSTGPGSEALALGTVMGKELTVVGSLNGDIADYHDAIGFFTSFRDRMPWDRLFGTPVGLSQASARIEAMSRHEEIKAVVDPRLP; translated from the coding sequence ATGGACCTTCCCTCCGCCACACGCGCCGCCGTCCTCACCGCGCACGGCGCCCCTCTGGAACTCACTGACCTGCCACTTCCGGCGAAACCGGAGCCGGGCGCCGCCCTCGTGCGGGTCCTGTGCACGACGCTGTGCGGCACCGACATCGAGATCTGGTCGGGGAAGATGACCTTCCCCGGCATGCTGCCGATGGTGCTCGGCCACGAGATGGTCGGCGAGATCGTCGCGGTCGGCGAGGACACCCGCGACGCGCTGGGCCGCGCGCTCGGCCCCGGCGACCGCATCGGGTGGTCCGAGTCGACCTGCGGCGCCTGCCACGGCTGCACCGTGCTGCGCGAGCCGGTCGCCTGCTCCGCCCGCGGCTACGGGTTCCTCCAGCGCTCGGACGCCTGGCCGCACGCCACGGCGGGCCTGTGCGAGTACGCCTATGTGGTGCCCGGCGCCGCCAAACTGCTGCTGCCCGCCGAGACACCCGACACCTGGGCGGCGATGGCGGGGTGTGCCGCCAAGACGGTGCTCCGGGCGTTCTCCCGGGCCGGCGGGGTGCGCCCCGGCTCCCGTGTCGTGGTGCAGGGTTCGGGCGCGCTCGGCCTGTTCGCCACCGCCGTCGCCCGGATCAGCGGCGCGGGCAGCGTGGTCACCGTCGGCGCTCCCGCCTCCCGGCTGGCCCTGGCCCGCGAGTTCGGCGCCGACGAGACGGTGGACATCGCCGAGGGCTCGGCCGCCGTCGTGGACCGGGTGCGGGAACTGACCGGCGGCCACGGCGCCGACCTGGTCCTCGACTTCGCCGGCGCGCCCTCGGTAGGCCGGGAGGCCGTGGAGATGGCCGCGCAGCGCGGACGCGTCGTGATCGTCGGCAGCACCGGTCCGGGCTCCGAGGCCCTCGCGCTGGGCACGGTCATGGGCAAGGAACTCACCGTCGTCGGCTCGCTCAACGGCGACATCGCCGACTACCACGACGCGATCGGCTTCTTCACCTCCTTCCGCGACCGCATGCCGTGGGACCGGCTGTTCGGCACACCCGTCGGTCTGTCCCAGGCGTCCGCCCGGATCGAGGCGATGAGCCGGCACGAGGAGATCAAGGCCGTCGTCGACCCCCGGCTGCCCTGA
- a CDS encoding alpha/beta hydrolase fold domain-containing protein encodes MTATAPRTPDGERTPRPRPVPYDPELEPGLAHCRELIERIPLRAGTILANRAHFATLVPSAEEVIGDLPVTYEHVAAPGPAGAPDVELTVLRPRGTVRDAPGLYSVHGGGMVLGNRFFGLAGLVEDVLRYGAVAATVEYRLAPEHPAPAAAEDCYAGLLWFAGHAAELGVDPARVVVGGASAGGGLSAAVALMARDRGGPALAGQLLDCPMLDDRNETVSSRQYDGIGIWDRANNDTAWAALLGADRGTDAVSPYAAPSRARDLSGLPPAFVSVGAAEVFRDEAVDYATRIWATGGQAELHVWSGGFHGFSGFSPDAEVSRAAGAVRHSWLERVLGVTGRSR; translated from the coding sequence GTGACCGCGACCGCACCGCGCACCCCGGACGGGGAGCGCACACCGCGCCCGCGCCCCGTCCCCTACGACCCGGAGCTCGAACCGGGCCTCGCGCACTGCCGCGAGCTGATCGAACGCATCCCGCTGCGCGCCGGGACGATCCTCGCCAACCGCGCGCACTTCGCCACACTGGTGCCCTCCGCCGAGGAGGTGATCGGCGACCTGCCCGTCACCTACGAGCATGTCGCCGCGCCCGGTCCGGCCGGGGCGCCGGACGTGGAGCTGACCGTGCTGCGGCCACGCGGCACGGTACGCGACGCGCCGGGCCTCTACTCGGTCCACGGCGGCGGCATGGTCCTCGGCAACCGGTTCTTCGGGCTCGCCGGTCTCGTCGAGGACGTCCTGCGCTACGGCGCGGTCGCGGCCACCGTGGAGTACCGCCTCGCCCCGGAGCATCCCGCGCCCGCCGCCGCCGAGGACTGCTACGCGGGTCTGCTCTGGTTCGCCGGGCACGCCGCCGAGCTGGGCGTCGATCCGGCCCGCGTCGTCGTCGGCGGCGCGAGCGCGGGCGGCGGCCTGAGCGCGGCGGTCGCGCTGATGGCCCGGGACCGCGGCGGCCCCGCCCTCGCGGGCCAGCTGCTGGACTGCCCGATGCTCGACGACCGCAACGAGACCGTCTCCAGCCGGCAGTACGACGGCATCGGCATCTGGGACCGCGCCAACAACGACACCGCCTGGGCCGCGCTGCTCGGCGCGGACCGGGGCACGGACGCGGTGTCGCCGTACGCGGCTCCCTCGCGCGCGCGTGACCTGTCCGGGCTGCCGCCCGCCTTCGTGTCGGTCGGGGCCGCCGAGGTGTTCCGCGACGAGGCGGTCGACTACGCCACCCGGATCTGGGCGACGGGCGGGCAGGCCGAACTGCATGTGTGGTCCGGCGGCTTCCACGGCTTCAGCGGCTTCTCCCCGGACGCCGAGGTGTCCCGGGCGGCCGGGGCCGTGCGCCACTCGTGGCTGGAGCGCGTCCTCGGCGTCACCGGCCGGTCCCGATGA
- a CDS encoding multidrug effflux MFS transporter → MTADTISGARPMSARRAAFVLGSLEVFGPLSMDLSMPLLPRLARDLHTSDSLAQASMSVCMLGLAFGQLVAGPLSDRLGRRRPLLWGIALFAVFSLLCALAPTIEVLLVTRFLQGVTGSAGVVIALAAARDIASGIELARLLSLLGLVGALAPILAPVAGGQLTAVLDWRGLFVVLAAVGAALLAVAATLLPETLPAALRHPGGFGDTGRRFAVVLRDRLFVCYLLVGACTGTAFFTYLASISFVLQDGFHLGPRAFSAVFAANAVVAVLGSLCNRAVVRRAGPVRMYVAGTTATAVAALGLLLAVLAGAGLAVVLVLLALVLFCYGVISPNSSALALAGHGERAGTAAALLGMSAFAVGPVVAPLVSLGGSAETTMAVTMAAATAVAGVLVWTTVLPRLRRAGETAPAGGPGDRSTVKRPGVPR, encoded by the coding sequence ATGACGGCGGACACGATCAGCGGCGCGCGCCCGATGAGCGCGCGCCGCGCCGCGTTCGTGCTCGGTTCGCTGGAGGTGTTCGGGCCGCTGTCCATGGATCTGTCGATGCCGCTGCTGCCCCGGCTCGCCAGGGACCTGCACACCAGCGACAGCCTCGCCCAGGCGTCGATGTCGGTGTGCATGCTGGGGCTGGCCTTCGGCCAGTTGGTGGCGGGTCCGCTCAGCGACCGCCTGGGCAGGCGCCGGCCGCTGCTGTGGGGCATCGCGCTGTTCGCGGTGTTCTCGCTGCTGTGCGCGCTCGCCCCGACGATCGAGGTGCTCCTCGTGACACGTTTCCTGCAAGGTGTCACGGGCTCGGCGGGTGTCGTGATCGCGCTGGCCGCCGCGCGGGACATCGCCTCGGGCATCGAACTGGCGCGGCTGCTGAGCCTGCTGGGGCTCGTCGGCGCGCTGGCGCCGATCCTGGCCCCGGTCGCGGGCGGGCAGCTCACCGCGGTGCTGGACTGGCGCGGGCTGTTCGTGGTGCTCGCCGCCGTGGGCGCCGCCCTGCTGGCGGTCGCCGCGACGCTGCTGCCGGAGACGCTGCCCGCCGCCCTGCGGCATCCGGGCGGGTTCGGCGACACCGGGCGGCGGTTCGCCGTGGTGCTGCGCGACCGCCTGTTCGTCTGCTATCTGCTGGTGGGAGCGTGCACCGGTACGGCCTTCTTCACCTACCTCGCGTCCATCAGCTTCGTGCTCCAGGACGGTTTCCACCTCGGCCCGCGTGCGTTCAGCGCGGTCTTCGCGGCCAACGCGGTCGTCGCGGTGCTCGGTTCCCTGTGCAACCGTGCCGTGGTGCGCCGGGCCGGGCCCGTGCGCATGTATGTGGCGGGCACGACGGCGACGGCCGTGGCCGCCCTGGGACTGCTGCTCGCGGTGCTCGCCGGGGCGGGCCTGGCCGTCGTGCTGGTGCTGCTCGCGCTGGTGCTGTTCTGCTACGGCGTCATCAGCCCGAACAGCTCGGCGCTGGCGCTCGCCGGGCACGGTGAGCGCGCCGGGACGGCGGCGGCCCTGCTCGGCATGTCGGCCTTCGCCGTGGGCCCCGTGGTGGCGCCCCTGGTCTCGCTCGGCGGCAGCGCCGAGACGACCATGGCCGTCACCATGGCGGCGGCCACCGCCGTGGCCGGTGTGCTGGTCTGGACGACCGTGCTGCCCCGGCTGCGCCGCGCCGGGGAAACCGCACCGGCCGGCGGGCCCGGGGACAGGAGCACGGTGAAGCGGCCCGGCGTGCCGCGCTGA
- a CDS encoding aldo/keto reductase yields the protein MSPTLLPRRRIGSSDLEVSQLSLGSWHTFDRMDFADAVAMVRHALDQGVNLFDVGVYGMPGMPPVFTDVLWGAIMRAVGVPRADYLASVKLWIEGFGAEGFAPQLENAFLRTGLEHADLVILGDLRRDDVRLEDLVGDLAALTEAGLIRAWGVNNWSASNVRALRRIAAEQGVPGPQIAQLKYSLARRSIPDGKPFAELFADGFAMQASDVLEGGILAGRTAPEREIGRDPGGIRDAIVATVPALTRLADKLGTTCAQLAVAFTLTHPANVTTLVGASRLEQVRQNVGALELLRRVGAEELRALAEPFWADRDAVDPEGP from the coding sequence GTGTCCCCCACGCTTCTCCCCCGCCGCCGCATCGGCAGCAGCGACCTGGAGGTGTCGCAGCTGTCCCTCGGCTCCTGGCACACCTTCGACCGGATGGACTTCGCCGACGCCGTCGCCATGGTCCGCCACGCGCTCGACCAGGGCGTCAACCTCTTCGACGTCGGCGTGTACGGCATGCCCGGCATGCCGCCCGTCTTCACCGACGTGCTGTGGGGCGCGATCATGCGGGCGGTCGGCGTCCCCCGCGCCGACTACCTGGCCTCCGTGAAACTGTGGATCGAGGGCTTCGGCGCCGAGGGCTTCGCCCCGCAGCTGGAGAACGCGTTCCTGCGCACCGGTCTCGAACACGCGGACCTGGTGATCCTCGGCGACCTGCGCCGCGACGACGTACGCCTGGAGGACCTGGTCGGCGACCTCGCCGCGCTCACCGAGGCCGGGCTGATCCGCGCCTGGGGCGTCAACAACTGGTCGGCCTCGAACGTACGCGCCCTGCGCCGCATCGCCGCCGAGCAGGGGGTGCCCGGACCGCAGATCGCCCAGCTGAAGTACAGCCTGGCGCGCCGTTCCATCCCCGACGGGAAGCCGTTCGCCGAGCTGTTCGCCGACGGGTTCGCCATGCAGGCCTCCGATGTGCTGGAGGGCGGCATCCTGGCCGGGCGGACCGCCCCGGAGCGCGAGATCGGCCGCGATCCCGGCGGCATCCGGGACGCCATCGTGGCGACCGTCCCGGCTCTGACCCGGCTCGCCGACAAGCTCGGCACCACCTGCGCCCAGCTCGCCGTCGCCTTCACCCTCACCCACCCGGCCAATGTGACGACCCTGGTCGGTGCCAGCCGGCTGGAGCAGGTGCGGCAGAACGTCGGCGCCCTGGAACTGCTGCGCCGGGTGGGCGCCGAGGAACTGCGCGCCCTGGCCGAGCCGTTCTGGGCCGACCGCGACGCCGTCGACCCGGAAGGCCCCTGA
- a CDS encoding methyltransferase has product MTASGTPATPDRIVGIATGYMGAKQLFAAARTGLFRALAEGERDVPALASATGLSERMTRILADAMNGLGLLERRDGRYRLAPDAAAYLTGDGDLDLHPFLAFLNEISYGHWLQFDTTVDTTEPGELKMDDDRWKAFMAGVMRYNTLHAAMLARSFDFTPFRSLLDLGGLSPDFAIGALKANPALTARFVFDPASTDAVTGALAAAGVADRATVEPAPTDTADPGGEHDLVMVNHVIHRFTAEQNRAILTAARAAAAPGATLLLLDFLLDDDERQRSIDALHAGEYFVIDGTVVYPASEVEEWLTAAGWRPREVLALPGSPRVVVAEAV; this is encoded by the coding sequence ATGACCGCATCCGGCACACCGGCCACGCCCGACCGCATCGTCGGGATAGCCACCGGCTACATGGGCGCCAAGCAGCTCTTCGCCGCGGCGCGCACCGGCCTGTTCCGCGCCCTCGCCGAGGGCGAGCGCGACGTGCCGGCGCTGGCCTCGGCCACCGGCCTGAGCGAGCGGATGACGCGGATCCTCGCCGACGCCATGAACGGCCTGGGGCTGCTGGAGCGCCGCGACGGCCGCTACCGGCTCGCCCCGGACGCCGCCGCGTACCTGACCGGCGACGGCGACCTCGACCTGCACCCCTTCCTCGCCTTCCTGAACGAGATCAGCTACGGCCACTGGCTCCAGTTCGACACCACCGTCGACACCACCGAGCCCGGCGAGCTCAAGATGGACGACGACCGGTGGAAGGCGTTCATGGCCGGGGTCATGCGCTACAACACCCTGCACGCCGCCATGCTCGCCCGCTCCTTCGACTTCACCCCCTTCCGCAGCCTGCTCGACCTCGGCGGTCTCTCGCCCGACTTCGCCATCGGCGCCCTGAAGGCCAACCCCGCTCTCACGGCCCGCTTCGTCTTCGACCCCGCCTCCACCGACGCCGTCACCGGGGCGCTGGCCGCCGCGGGCGTCGCCGACCGGGCGACGGTCGAACCCGCACCGACCGACACGGCCGACCCCGGCGGGGAGCACGATCTCGTCATGGTCAACCACGTCATCCACCGCTTCACCGCGGAGCAGAACCGGGCGATCCTCACCGCCGCGCGCGCCGCCGCGGCGCCCGGGGCCACCCTGCTCCTGCTGGACTTCCTGCTGGACGACGACGAGCGCCAGCGTTCCATCGACGCGCTGCACGCCGGGGAGTACTTCGTCATCGACGGCACGGTGGTGTACCCGGCGTCCGAGGTGGAGGAGTGGCTGACGGCCGCCGGCTGGCGTCCGCGGGAGGTCCTGGCGCTGCCCGGAAGCCCCCGTGTGGTCGTCGCGGAAGCTGTCTGA
- a CDS encoding SDR family NAD(P)-dependent oxidoreductase, which translates to MNKTRTVLVTGGAGGIGRGVAAAFAAAGDTVVVADRDAERVTHTAAELGVHGRVLDITDAAAISRGLDAIEAESGPVEVLVNNAGLLTVHGALLELAGSDLDTILRTNVLGTFLMTQHVARRMVDAGAAGAIVNISSIGGRQPTPGMGGYESSKAAVDALTRWAAIELAEHGIRVNAVAPGPVLTEMLATGMPEGSPQRQAWESRIPLRRLAAVDDVAAAAVFLAGDSAAHITGTSLPVDGGQLLT; encoded by the coding sequence ATGAACAAGACACGCACCGTGCTCGTCACCGGTGGAGCGGGCGGGATCGGCCGGGGCGTCGCCGCGGCCTTCGCCGCCGCGGGCGACACCGTGGTCGTCGCCGACCGGGACGCGGAGCGCGTCACGCACACAGCCGCGGAACTCGGCGTCCACGGCCGGGTGCTCGACATCACCGACGCGGCCGCGATCAGCCGTGGACTCGACGCGATCGAGGCCGAGTCGGGCCCGGTCGAGGTCCTGGTGAACAACGCCGGGCTGCTCACCGTGCACGGCGCGCTCCTGGAGCTGGCGGGCTCCGACCTCGACACGATCCTGCGGACCAATGTGCTCGGTACGTTCCTGATGACCCAGCATGTCGCCCGGCGGATGGTCGACGCGGGCGCCGCCGGGGCGATCGTCAACATCTCCTCGATCGGCGGCCGCCAGCCCACGCCCGGCATGGGCGGCTACGAGAGCAGCAAAGCGGCGGTGGACGCGCTCACCCGGTGGGCGGCGATCGAGCTGGCGGAGCACGGGATCCGCGTCAACGCGGTGGCGCCCGGCCCGGTCCTGACCGAGATGCTGGCCACGGGGATGCCCGAGGGGTCGCCGCAGCGCCAGGCCTGGGAGAGCCGCATCCCGCTGCGCAGACTCGCCGCCGTCGACGACGTCGCCGCCGCAGCGGTCTTCCTCGCCGGCGACTCGGCCGCACACATCACCGGCACCAGCCTGCCGGTGGACGGCGGGCAGCTCCTCACCTGA